The Halictus rubicundus isolate RS-2024b chromosome 18, iyHalRubi1_principal, whole genome shotgun sequence genome contains the following window.
CCGGCGCCTCGGTGACCACCTTCGGGAACAGAATCTGTGTGGGCGTCGGTAAGTTCGCCACCAAGTTGTCCTGCTGAGCGAGTATCAACTTTTCCAGCTCCGGCGAGCCGAGCTTCAACATGTTCAGATCCGGCGAGCTGAGAATAGGCATGTTGTTCAGCGCCGGTGGCACCGGTCCCAGTCGCGGCTTCTTCGCGTGCGGTCCCTGTCGCTGGCATAAGTTCAGGTCCAGCGTGAGATTTCGCTTGAGCTGGCCCATGTTGTTCTCGCGATTCACCGCGCCGTAGACGCTCGCGTCCTCGTAGAACGTCTGCTCCATCGTCAAACTCCGCACCATCGATGCAGCAGAACCGAATATGTGTCTGCCAATCAAAAGTGGTCAGTGAACGCGCTGGCCTCGCGGGATGGAGAATGACAACACCACTGGCTGTGTGCGTGCTCGACACTGGTCTCCTCGGGGCCACGCGTACACGGTTGTTGCACGACGATCGGTTACACGTTCAATAATCGATCGGGTCTCTGTTCTCGAGAGCTCCGATTCttcttgtatttttttttgttttttcgttcACCGAGCACTACAAGTCGCTTTTTCACCGTCGTTACATAACCAGTTCGGAAATTCACCGCGACGGATCAGAGAGTGTCTTTTTTTACCGTCGGTTTTCCTCGAAACACACGGAACTGGAAACCACGTACGTGTGTGCGCACGTTATTACACCACCACCTCCGAGCGGTGACACGCGATTTCTTCCGTGTACGGTTTACCGTCGCGATTCTTCGCCCGAAACTGTTTGAGACGCAAAACCGTGTTATGTGTCCACCTACTATACCGCGAGCGGCACCACAGGCCTTGGTTCGCGAGGGAATCGCAAGTAGTTTCGGCGAAGCGACGATCGCACGAGGACCGAGCTGGGTCAACTGTCAACACAACAATGACTCACGAGACGCAATCCGACGAACATGAGGTTCTGCGCGTGTGCACCTCTTTAGAACGGTCCGTGATCGTACGTACGACGCGAATGTCACTCGCGGCTGCACCGTACGAGGTCTCGACAACTTGTGAACACCCAACTAAACGTACTGCCTTATATCCCGTGACTCACGTCTCCTAAAAATAGCACGGTCGTCACCGAGAAACCGTTTCATTGGCCGACGGTGGCGTCACGATCGTTCCACCATTGGCCGAACAATCGGCACTACTAGGAAATGGCTGGCGCATGCGCTCCCGCGAGCACCGATTCTCGTGGAGGGAGAGTTTAAACGCCGGTACGCGCGTTAACGCTACGAACAACTTTTACTCGCCTGAATATGCTTGTTAAGGGAGGGTTACCTATACCGTACTGGCCTCATAACACGTATCTCATCAATTTCTTTCCCATCGGCGAATACGAACTGCCCGTACGATGGTAATAACACGAACCAAGTATGTGTTCCATGAAGAGAGACATAACGGGCGAAGGGCTGCCAGCATATCACGTAAGAACCTCGCGTTCAATTCGTCGGTCGTGTTTTTCTGCTGTGCCACGCTTGCTGGTTCTTTTTTTGAATTTACTATTCCACTCCCACGCGCCGACCATGTTTTTACCTAACTGCAGCGCCCAACGCGAGACTAACTCGCTTCGCATCACCCTGTTTTAGTGATGTTTATAAACTGGATTTAATGCACAGTTTATATCCGAATTTTATCATGCAAGTATAGACTGCGATCTGACAAACAAATTCTACTAATAATCACTTACAATTCTTACAAAATTCTCCGCTGTTGTGTAAATATGTCGATATAATTTAACAGCCACGAGACACGAGATACATTTAAACAAAATGGAGACTTTGCAAACTTTGTTTTAAACAAAcggcattaattgcaagaaataggTTAATTCGTATGAGAGGTTTTACTGTACCTTTGTTGCATAAGACTGAATAACGTTGAAATCATTATCAACGTTAAATTGCTTTCCTCGGAAGCTTGAAACGCGAGATCTATTCTCTTAATTGTAATTGATGGTACTGACATTCAATTCTATAGGACAGCTGAAATTATACCAGCGTGGTACCGGTGCATTAATACTCAATTACGTAAACACGGTAGCGACGAGATGCGGTTCACTATGGAATTTGCGTTCGACgcatattttatttacatttgtaTATTATTTCGTCAGAGTTCCATAATCGATTGCTATTCATTGCTAATTTATTTCCAATGCAAAAAAACGGAATTGCTTCGAGATATTTTTCTCGTCCTCGGAAGATGTTGTTTTGATTTCAGGGCTTTCTCGCTTGTCGCCGACCCTTCCAGGTCACTTGTTTACGAAAACAGAGTCGTTAAAACGAGTGTTACTCATCCAGAAGATAATTGCACTGTTTTTCACGGCTACGCGCCCGGCCGGCTGCCGTTCAGGTAAAATGTTTACTTCCGCGTGCATCGAAACTCTCGAACGGTCAGGTAATCTGTTTACCAATTAGAGAACCGACTGTACCCCAACGCATACCACGGTGCCCATGAATTATGACTATGTTTACGAAGTTCCTTGCACagcttaacacgttcacgaccGGGCCGTATTTTGGCAGTCGTATTTGTACCACCGGCGCGGCTGTATAGTGAGTGTGTTAATCTCCCGAAACCTTCTTTTCGAAACAAACATCCGACCAAGTAAGTGTCATCCGGTAGGAAAATGCAACGTTGCACTACAATATATTATAGACATTCTAGACAGTTCTATTTCAAATACgtaaatgaatttattttaatacaatttctatattttttaccaCAAAAAATAAGTGTTTGCGTAAAGGATTTAAAGATTTTTAAACatgttaaatatttcatatttatttctGACAACATTAGATAAGGGTACAAAAAATACAACATACCAAGAATACTACGAGAGAGGAAGCCAAATTATCCAAGGCTACGACTACGTAGCAAAATGATCTTCTGTAAATGATGAACAGTGGCCGATATAGTAAAAATGTGCGCAATATAATGGAAGCAGAAAGATTCATGTGTGAACGGATTATAGATAATGTCTGACCAgtcaaaatattgaaaattctactTGACTAAGACagttaattcaataaatttctcGATTCAAACTTAtcggtaattatttacatttttccgatgGATACTTTAATGTATcactaaaaaaaagaaatacgttTACTGTGTAAAATCACTCGATTTTCGAAGTCAGCGACTGTCATATActtttattaacaatttcttcGTAATTTTCTGAAACAAAGATCAGTTACGAGTTAGTATAGGATTgtacatttaaatttgaatATCTTTTAGACATGTAATCCCTTACTTTCTCAAATTGGGTTCCTTGAAATTTTTAGGTGCGCGCTTTCGTCGTGGTCGACCAAAAGTATGCGTACTACATGCACTGGCAATGCTGCTTTCTGAATCGCTCGAGTCTTCTCCGCGGAAAGATGACCTGTTGCTATGGTAAGTACAGTATAGATacgtatattatattaaaagaatatatgtataatatcaaGATATAATTACGACAGCCGGTCAAAACGTCGATCTTTCTACAAACTAATTTTAatctaaaaaatatatatcgataaaatttcgagatatttgaaattttttattttaaaaatgccaCTTTTGGACAATATTTAACCCTTATTATAAGAAGCTAGCGTCCGATAAGGGTTCAAATATTGTTAAATTCACCAAACAcaatttagaatatttttcattatcttagaaaatatagaaactgCCTATTCTCTCAACATTTTGACTGAAGGATTcctttgaaataaaatttatatgcgTACAACGATTGGCTGGAATTGTGCAGCTCCTCTGGAGTAGGTGTCCTCGATTTAACTTCGGAATTGTCCAATTTCTGCAATACCACTGTAGCAACTTTCTCCTTACCCACAGATTTAGACTTCCTATTTGTGTGGCTACTTTGTTTGTTTGTCGTTGTTGCAGCATCGGTAAAATCATCTGAATCCCTCCTAGTTAAGTTCTTCCCTTTTTTCTTCCGTTGTGTAGGATCTGATTTTTCCTTCAACGGAGTTAAGTCTCTATTATCGTAATCATTATTCATTAGTAAAGGCAAATTCACTGTAGAATGATTGAACACAGTCTCATTTATACTATTGTCCGAAACCGACGGTATTGGACAGATTTGAGATATTTTTCGAAGCGTAGTTGTTATTTCTGGTTCTGGTTCGACCGGAGCTATTGGTTTTAATGTGGACTCTTCTAAAACGGGAAACTTCAAGTCGTTTATGTCAAATTGCATGTCACGCGGATGGCGCACGTACATCAAAGTAAAATCatcttcgtcttcttcatccTCCATAGAGTAGCCTCGCCTTTGTGTAATAAAATTAACCAAATTTTGTGTCGGTTCACTCTCGGTTTTATATTCATCCTGACTGGTATCTTTTGAAGTAGACAGAACGGATGTATTACAACCGGTGTCTGTATTTACATCTTGACTACTAACACTATCATTTTCAACACTTCTTTCTTCAACGGATTCAGAAAAGCTTTTTAATTTACTTTCTGGCTCGCTTAAAGATGACTGTAATTCTTCCATAGACTTTTCATCGTCTGATTCGTCACTCGTTTCTGTTACTACCAAAGATCTAGATGTACTATTATCAAtagaaacatttatattatcAGTCTTCTTCTCGTCATTTATATTACAAGGCACAGTTTGGATATTGTTAAATAACCAACTTGGTCCTTCAAGAGGATCATCGTAATTTGTTGAAGAATCTTGCGGTGTTGTAGAGTTTTCTTTCTTGTGTTCATTTTTATCATCAGATTTGCAAAGAAcctttgtattattattatcattttcgACGGTCTTTTCGTTATTTTCTTCTGATGAGTCAGATAGGGATGTCTCTGGTATTGTAACCCCAATTTCAGAATCATCTTGATTCATATCGTTGCTATTTCCTGCATGAACACTGCCTTCATCACTTTCGTTCATCCTTGTTTTGTCTAactacaacaaaaaaaaaaaaacaaatcttAATTAAATCGTCCGAAGTTTAACGCCagataaaagaaattaataaaaaaaaaaaacacgaaccaatcgaATGTTAATAGTTTgagaattttgaagaaattttgaaacatCATTGAGTTTTACTGTGGGACTTCGTATGTGTTCAATATTTCCATTACTACACCGCGTACTATTACCTCCAGAAAGTCTACCTGACTTTGGTCTGGTATGCTTTCCTGACATTCTTCCAGAATGTCTGCTACTTCTTTTACTCAACCTTCGTTCATTTTCTTCTACAAACGAATAAATGTTATGATCATATTTGTAATTCATTATGTAGTACTGATGCAACATACCACTACTTCTTGGTGAACTAACGGTCAGTCTTTCTGGCATTCTACGTGTACGGTCAGTGtcctataaaataatgtaatattgATAATTTAGTTACTGAAATGTTGTGACTTGaacttaaattttttcaaaatccctACATATCTATGTTGTCTCACAGCAACGGCTACAGGAGAGCTCAGACTGTTTGTTTCTTGATTTCTTGGTGGTGTGGCTACTTCTGGTATCACACTTAAGTTTGATACATTATTCATATCTTGCATAGTTACTCTACTCAAATTAATGGTAGGTTTTGTAATGGTATGCCCGCTCACCATAGGCTTTACCACTCCTTTGGTCGGCGATTTTGATGACACCCTTCTATGAGAGTCTCTTCCTAAAATCATTTTCTAATGCTTAATAGCAGTGTTAACGTTATCAGCAGAATATGAAATATAACTCCTGAAAAATCTTACTCCCAGTAGAATTATAAGGTGTATACAAATTTGCATTGGTAGATGCTGCAAATTCCTGACACATTGAAATTGTATTTGTCAAGTAACCAGTGATTGTTACTAACACTTTAAGCATCTCTTTAGCGTTCTTTGAAATGTTTATTATCACGGCCTGAAGCATATGTGTATATATTACATATTGATATTGCATTTACAGAATGTTTATATACACTTATATATATTTTACTTACATCTCGTTTATTACATGCTGAAACTAAATCTTGGACCTCCCCGTTCAAAGCAACATTTTGCGAAAATAATAACTGGCACTCTTGTTTTTCTTCAGATAATGCTTTCGCTAATGAATTGTTATTAGTCTTTAATTTTTCACATACTGTAACAGACAACGTATTCTACCATTAACAATCAATTTTATGagagaatacaatttttttaactatACAGACTTACAGGGTATGTATGATTTATATTTCATACATTGTGCTCTTTTTTTGATGTCCATAACCCTTTTTAGTTTCCGATATTTTTTTCGTATTTGAggcatttttcatttattattaaaccTAGAATGAAGAACAATGttcaaaatatatatttaactgttgtcaaaaatgaaaattaacacTCAATGTTTAACCTTTGAGTGTTATCACATTTACTCAGACTACATACAAAGTATCACTCTGAGTGAttctaaaattctgtaaaaattggcTAGGATACTTTCAGGTATATAATTTAAGGCCAAATAATCAAAGTTTTCTAAAGAAGTTGACGAAACTAGATATTTACAATTGTCGTGCAAAACAGTAGCGAAAATtagtgtataaaaattttattgaagtCACGAGAGACGCCAGGGTATCATTCCAATGTTAAATACTAAAGCATTGTTGTTCTGGTTATTCTATACacacatttattgaattaaaaagaatattataaaattcaagGAAACGAAATAAAACTGCATGAAATACATTATTACAAAAATAACGAAAACGTGCAACTGTGGTACATACCTCCTAATGCGACTAGACTTCCTTTGATATTGTAATTTCAAGGTATGTTGTTAAAATCCTATTTCTATCGTGCTTAGCCTAAGAACAATTGCTTAACCAGTTTTTAATATCGTACAGCCGCACAATTTATTTCATACCGAACGGAACAGTATATTTCCGCCGTTGCAAAAGCATGAAGTTAACAACGGAGGGTTAAAGTCATTGATTACGATTATAGTATATTGGCATCCTCTATATTAAATTAGAAAAAGTGTTAAATATACAGCTACGTATCTATGCACAAAGAACGTGTCCATGTAATACTTAtcataacatttttataaaattttacatGAAAACCGTCTAATTAGaattaaatttctttaaaagAAATTCGATAAACTCTCTTGTACGATATTCATCAATTTGCCAGAATAATATGAATTCTTACTTTAACACTTCGAACATTAAAATATGTTctgaaacaataatttttttatttttttatatctacaATAAATGAATATAGTGAATATAGTGAATTAAGATTTCGTGTAGGGTTTCTGAAGGCTTAAAGTACAATTCACATATTATGCATATTTCGAGACTTCACAGAAACAtcattatttacaaaaattaaattagttttgaTGCCATTTGAGCAAATTTGTTGATTACAATAGAATGTAATTGTGATAGAATGTCCTGTGAATTGCTGTCTCGAGTGATCCTATTGTGGTAAGATGACAAGAAGATCCCTGGCAAGAATGCTGCAGGAATGCAGATGTAAGCCGTCCGATTGGGTAATTCCACACGCAATTTTTGGTTCTAGCCGAACTATTGGCTAAAGCGTGTGACGttaaagcctaaccattggatgTGAGCGAGGACCCCTTTCGCCCAATTCATATTGATTCATATTCAAACGAACTACTATAAATTAGGAGTCTTgccaaagaaaatttatatatatttcttcaAACTCCCTATTGCAAAATAGATATATAATTCGTTTTAGATACGtagaattgttcgattacacgcGTGAAATAATataagttttatttttattaacattcTGTACATCACATGTTGTCGCGTTTTCCAACGATTCTAATTTTTCGAACATGAACCATAGAATACTATCTTCGAAAAGCGGCAACGCTGTATGTATGTAGGATGATAATATGTTTAGCGATCACCAAAATTATGGACATGTACATCAAAGATTTTGACGAAAGTTtcgattctagtatattttacaCCTGGGTGAAAACGCCGCTAGAATGTAACACCTGCATAATCTGTCCACGTCAGTCTACATGACTCTTGTAACATAACCTGAAATTTGTGATCCGGTATACAGTCTTGCCAATGATCAAGCCACTCGATTCTATGTCAGTTTTTGTGCATGTACATCCCCAATTGTAAacaaggtatattgaaaaattgtttgcgtttCCCTACTTTCTTAATCTGAGTGTCAATATAATAATAGCGAGCATAATAACACAGAGATTGTTCATTCGCCcgctatgttctggtatatgtATAACTACGTGTGTGTATTCATTGTTCATAGAATAACATTGCAAAATGAATTGGACTTTTTGGCTGTTTATAATCGGATCCTTCGGCTGTAATTATGTACACGCTCAGGTTCAAAGGGTTCCACCAGGTGTGTCTCCTCAACACTATCACCAAGTGAGTTTTATCGTCTAAATCATTAAACATATGGTTACTATTTATGAAAGCATTATTCGtatgtattttattctttttgacTGTTTCACAAAGAATATTCAATTGTGACTTACAAATTATgcaaatacaatattttgtttgttttaGCCTGTTCAACAAGTCCATCAAGTTCCACAACAAATGCCACAAGTTCCACAACAACAGGTAAACTCTTGTAGTAATTCATATACTACAGAATGttgtttaatattataattatgaaaTGTATAATGTGTTTATATTCTTAAACTTTCATAGTTCCAGCAACCACAAGGACAGGTACCCATGCATCAGGTTCCTGTTCAACAAGTACCTGTACAGCAACATATGCCAACCCATCAAGTACCAGTTCAACAAGGACACCATAACCATCCACAGCAAATACTTAATGCTGCCAACATAGTTCACGAAAAAGAGTATGTTCGTATAATTTTGATATTGTATTCTGGTATCAATTGTTTGaaaacttttttcttttctagtcATATCCAAGAGCATATGGAAGTTCCACTAGATACTAGTAAAATGACAGAACAAGAGCTACAGTTCCATTACTTTAAGATGCACGATGCCGATAACAATAATAAGTTAGATGGTTGTGAACTTATCAAGTCTTTGATTCATTGGCAtggtatatatttatttacttataatcttttaaaatacttaaaatacaatttaatgATATGGTAATTATATGTAAAAgacatatttcatatttagaaCAAGGTAGGGAAGCAGGAGGAGCTCATCCTGGAGAAAAACTGTTTAAAGATGAAGAATTGGTTACAGTGATAGACCCAATACTTTCTGTGGACGATAACAACAATGATGGATACATAGATTATCCTGAATTCATACAATCACAGCAAAATGCAGCAGCTACAGGTCGTCAGTGATTGCATGCAAGAGTGTGACATTAAAtggaattaaatattaattttatttcattttgaaCAAAGGTACAGTTGCATTTATAAACGTGTCGTACTTTCCAGCTGTTGCAGTATAAGTAATAGTATGGACTATTACTTGCTATAGAATTGCAATTATTTTGATTtctttttccaaataaaataaatttataaattaatcaTTTATTTCAAAGTTACATACATTTCTCTTTCATggtatagaaataaatttgttttctaTCATTCCAACTACTATTTTTCCTGACATACATTTTTTATATCTGGAAAAATAGTACTGTaatatttatgagaaaaataattgtaatggtaGTTAAATAAGGGAACACTTGTAATTAATATCTGTCACGTTAATATTCATGTGTTATACATTAAAGATACTTGATTTTTACATGACGCATAGGTTTTTTAATAACAATCTACTACTTTTGTGATACAAAACTTGTAatagttaataaaataatagattaattgttcataaaattttataatttttaaatcatGTTCTTTTAGCATTTTTAATCAATTGTTTTTATTGTGCTAAAAAAGTTGATGTATGCAATTGCagtattataaatatttcataGATTTTCATAGTGTTTACATAatatgaattatttaaattaacatAAGTACAACTACTCGTATAAAAcgatatattaagtcatttaaCATGGGATTTGTTATACGATATTTATACCACCTTTAGACTACCTAGAATGCATCAGAAAGTGTTTGatatagaaattgaaatgaTGGTTTTGTTTTTGAGTATCCTAAACAGGGACGTGGAACGTATCGTTGTaaaaatgatatatatatatacaaatatagtTTTTTTACGAATGCTAGGTCGTCTTCCTCATGTAATGCCACAAAAATTATATGTGCattcatattttattgaatgaattaaaaaatgatcATTAACTTTTCGTATTGTCAATTTTTTTATCTGAAACTtaatatagaatttaaaattcaaCAGTGCAGAGAGAAGTAAGTTAGTTAAACAAAAATAgattttataaaacatttttaatattttttttctgaatatataaatttaacagaatatataaattttatagtACATTCGCAAATTTTGtacaattatatttacataaCATGTATTATACACATAACAACACTTTTACTAGATACCGAATTGATATTTTGATATCAATTGTAAGTTGGATGtcgaattgaaattattacgaTGAAAGTATTACTAAAATCCTTTAGTTAAATCAAAATATACTTACTTAAAGATACATTCCGTTAACTAAATAGTCCGGATCGTGAGCATACGGTCCATGACGTTTTCCACGTCTACGAACTACTCGTAGGCGGCATACTATTAATGTAGCTGTGATTGCTGTTATCGTAAGTCCCAAAGCTAACGATATAACAGCCCCTCTAggttttaaaatttcaatttcatttactTGTTTTAGAGGTTCTACCATTACAATGTCTTTTCCATGCTCTTTGTTGTGATCTTTGATCACTATTAAATTTTTGTGTTCTGTACAGAGAAAATACATGAGTAAAAGAAGCATGGTGAAAT
Protein-coding sequences here:
- the LOC143362824 gene encoding uncharacterized protein LOC143362824 isoform X1, which encodes MPQIRKKYRKLKRVMDIKKRAQCMKYKSYIPLCEKLKTNNNSLAKALSEEKQECQLLFSQNVALNGEVQDLVSACNKRDAVIINISKNAKEMLKVLVTITGYLTNTISMCQEFAASTNANLYTPYNSTGRRDSHRRVSSKSPTKGVVKPMVSGHTITKPTINLSRVTMQDMNNVSNLSVIPEVATPPRNQETNSLSSPVAVAVRQHRYDTDRTRRMPERLTVSSPRSSEENERRLSKRSSRHSGRMSGKHTRPKSGRLSGGNSTRCSNGNIEHIRSPTVKLNDVSKFLQNSQTINIRLLDKTRMNESDEGSVHAGNSNDMNQDDSEIGVTIPETSLSDSSEENNEKTVENDNNNTKVLCKSDDKNEHKKENSTTPQDSSTNYDDPLEGPSWLFNNIQTVPCNINDEKKTDNINVSIDNSTSRSLVVTETSDESDDEKSMEELQSSLSEPESKLKSFSESVEERSVENDSVSSQDVNTDTGCNTSVLSTSKDTSQDEYKTESEPTQNLVNFITQRRGYSMEDEEDEDDFTLMYVRHPRDMQFDINDLKFPVLEESTLKPIAPVEPEPEITTTLRKISQICPIPSVSDNSINETVFNHSTVNLPLLMNNDYDNRDLTPLKEKSDPTQRKKKGKNLTRRDSDDFTDAATTTNKQSSHTNRKSKSVGKEKVATVVLQKLDNSEVKSRTPTPEELHNSSQSFNRSSFRGEDSSDSESSIASACSTHTFGRPRRKRAPKNFKEPNLRKKLRRNC
- the LOC143362937 gene encoding lymphotoxin beta receptor inhibitor, whose product is MNWTFWLFIIGSFGCNYVHAQVQRVPPGVSPQHYHQPVQQVHQVPQQMPQVPQQQFQQPQGQVPMHQVPVQQVPVQQHMPTHQVPVQQGHHNHPQQILNAANIVHEKDHIQEHMEVPLDTSKMTEQELQFHYFKMHDADNNNKLDGCELIKSLIHWHEQGREAGGAHPGEKLFKDEELVTVIDPILSVDDNNNDGYIDYPEFIQSQQNAAATGRQ
- the LOC143362824 gene encoding uncharacterized protein LOC143362824 isoform X4, whose translation is MPQIRKKYRKLKRVMDIKKRAQCMKYKSYIPLCEKLKTNNNSLAKALSEEKQECQLLFSQNVALNGEVQDLVSACNKRDAVIINISKNAKEMLKVLVTITGYLTNTISMCQEFAASTNANLYTPYNSTGRRDSHRRVSSKSPTKGVVKPMVSGHTITKPTINLSRVTMQDMNNVSNLSVIPEVATPPRNQETNSLSSPVAVAVRQHRYDTDRTRRMPERLTVSSPRSSEENERRLSKRSSRHSGRMSGKHTRPKSGRLSGDKTRMNESDEGSVHAGNSNDMNQDDSEIGVTIPETSLSDSSEENNEKTVENDNNNTKVLCKSDDKNEHKKENSTTPQDSSTNYDDPLEGPSWLFNNIQTVPCNINDEKKTDNINVSIDNSTSRSLVVTETSDESDDEKSMEELQSSLSEPESKLKSFSESVEERSVENDSVSSQDVNTDTGCNTSVLSTSKDTSQDEYKTESEPTQNLVNFITQRRGYSMEDEEDEDDFTLMYVRHPRDMQFDINDLKFPVLEESTLKPIAPVEPEPEITTTLRKISQICPIPSVSDNSINETVFNHSTVNLPLLMNNDYDNRDLTPLKEKSDPTQRKKKGKNLTRRDSDDFTDAATTTNKQSSHTNRKSKSVGKEKVATVVLQKLDNSEVKSRTPTPEELHNSSQSFNRSSFRGEDSSDSESSIASACSTHTFGRPRRKRAPKNFKEPNLRKKLRRNC
- the LOC143362824 gene encoding uncharacterized protein LOC143362824 isoform X2, with translation MPQIRKKYRKLKRVMDIKKRAQCMKYKSYIPLCEKLKTNNNSLAKALSEEKQECQLLFSQNVALNGEVQDLVSACNKRDAVIINISKNAKEMLKVLVTITGYLTNTISMCQEFAASTNANLYTPYNSTGRRDSHRRVSSKSPTKGVVKPMVSGHTITKPTINLSRVTMQDMNNVSNLSVIPEVATPPRNQETNSLSSPVAVAVRQHRYDTDRTRRMPERLTVSSPRKENERRLSKRSSRHSGRMSGKHTRPKSGRLSGGNSTRCSNGNIEHIRSPTVKLNDVSKFLQNSQTINIRLLDKTRMNESDEGSVHAGNSNDMNQDDSEIGVTIPETSLSDSSEENNEKTVENDNNNTKVLCKSDDKNEHKKENSTTPQDSSTNYDDPLEGPSWLFNNIQTVPCNINDEKKTDNINVSIDNSTSRSLVVTETSDESDDEKSMEELQSSLSEPESKLKSFSESVEERSVENDSVSSQDVNTDTGCNTSVLSTSKDTSQDEYKTESEPTQNLVNFITQRRGYSMEDEEDEDDFTLMYVRHPRDMQFDINDLKFPVLEESTLKPIAPVEPEPEITTTLRKISQICPIPSVSDNSINETVFNHSTVNLPLLMNNDYDNRDLTPLKEKSDPTQRKKKGKNLTRRDSDDFTDAATTTNKQSSHTNRKSKSVGKEKVATVVLQKLDNSEVKSRTPTPEELHNSSQSFNRSSFRGEDSSDSESSIASACSTHTFGRPRRKRAPKNFKEPNLRKKLRRNC
- the LOC143362824 gene encoding uncharacterized protein LOC143362824 isoform X3, producing the protein MPQIRKKYRKLKRVMDIKKRAQCMKYKSYIPLCEKLKTNNNSLAKALSEEKQECQLLFSQNVALNGEVQDLVSACNKRDAVIINISKNAKEMLKVLVTITGYLTNTISMCQEFAASTNANLYTPYNSTGRRDSHRRVSSKSPTKGVVKPMVSGHTITKPTINLSRVTMQDMNNVSNLSVIPEVATPPRNQETNSLSSPVAVAVRQHRYDTDRTRRMPERLTVSSPRSSEENERRLSKRSSRHSGRMSGKHTRPKSGRLSGGNSTRCSNGNIEHIRSPTVKLNDVSKFLQNSQTINIRLLDKTRMNESDEGSVHAGNSNDMNQDDSEIGVTIPETSLSDSSEENNEKTVENDNNNTKVLCKSDDKNEHKKENSTTPQDSSTNYDDPLEGPSWLFNNIQTVPCNINDEKKTDNINVSIDNSTSRSLVVTETSDESDDEKSMEELQSSLSEPESKLKSFSESVEERSVENDSVSSQDVNTDTGCNTSVLSTSKDTSQDEYKTESEPTQNLVNFITQRRGYSMEDEEDEDDFTLMYVRHPRDMQFDINDLKFPVLEESTLKPIAPVEPEPEITTTLRKISQICPIPSVSDNSINETVFNHSTVNLPLLMNNDYDNRDLTPLKEKSDPTQRKKKGKNLTRRDSDDFTDAATTTNKQSSHTNRKSKSVGKEKVATVVLQKLDNSEVKSRTPTPEELHNSSQSLSSFRGEDSSDSESSIASACSTHTFGRPRRKRAPKNFKEPNLRKKLRRNC